GCCCGACGTGTCAAGTGGACGCTGGTGGGCCACCTACCCGCCCACGCACGCAGCCCAACAAACTGCTTTGCGCTGAGGGGCTCTAGTACGTGGCCGACGGTCTTTCTCGGTCCGGGCCCAGAGACTCACGTGCAACTCCCCGGTTGAAGGCATGTCCTGTCCAGTCCACGGCAGCGCCGGCCCACGGCGACTGCCGCGCAACTGTTACTGACCTGCCGTGACGACCTCACTGTCGGCTGCCTGTCTACATGTGGGGTTGGATCTTGCATCACTGTTACTGACGACGGATTTGTGAGCCGTGCGGCTACGGATGGCAGCTACTTCTTTGCACTACAATCAAGGCCTACAATTGCTCGTCCATGAAGCCTACAATCTCTTTTTTAGCTCTGGTACAGTGATAGACAGTTTAGGGTTGATGATGCATAGAAATAGCCGTGTCCATTGACAACAAATGATATTTTGGTTTTGGAGAGACAAATAATGAACACAATAAACGCGAAAAACATACTATATATCCAAACAAAAATCCCAATCCCTGAATGGCGCAGCCTCGCCTCACATTTGATGTGCGGTTATTAGTTTCTGAAAAgaaaaatttcgtgacactgtagtacttttgtttgtttgtggtaattattgtacaaccataaactaactaggctcaaaagatttgtctcacatttcgaccaaactatgcggttagtttttattttcgtctatatttaatacttcatacatgcatctaaagattcaatgtgacaggaaatcttgaaaaattttatgttttagggtggaagtaaacaaggcctagggtgATCCAGTTTGTGTTTAGTATCCTTCATTTTTTTCACATGCTTTTAGCGAATCACGCGCGCACTAGTTGCATTGCGTTCACTCTTAATACAAACAAACTTCCATCATAATCAAGAAGCGAAACAAACGTCTTGGTTGATGGGCACCAAAATTTTTATCACTTAAAGAGTAAAACTCCAAAAGAATATCTAAATCCTTTCTAATCATTAGGAATAGAGATTTTAATGGAAGAATATCCTCCAACAGCTTCTTTAAGTGGCCATATAAGATATAAACAAGCTGTTAGAAAAAGTGAAAAGATacaaaaaatgattttataccAATGGCTCTCCAAATGGTAATTTAGAAAGTGGGTTTTAGaacaactcttggagatgctcttaggcaACTCCAAAGTCTTCCTAATTGTtcaaaataaagattttggtTAAAAAAAATCCTTTAACAAATTATTTAGTTGGTTATCCAAATATATCCATGCATATTCTATATAAAATTTTTGTGCATCTTGGCTACCAATGGCGGATCTAGAAACCGATTAAGAGGAGGGCATAATAATAGAAGGCTCAGACTATATTAGTCATATAACAAAGAAGATAAATCATGATATTGACTCAAAGTGCATCTTtcttattaatttttttttattctaatgCCCAATGGACTGAATTTGTGaatcactaaggccttgtttaattctaaatttttttggcaaaatggaCCATGTAGCACTTTTCATTtgcatttgataaatattacctaattatggactaactaggtttaaaagattcgtctcgtaaattataagtaaattgtataattaattattctttttatcaatatttaatactctatttatgtgccgtaagatttgatgtgacgaaaaattttgtaaaattttttaaacccTAAAGAATCGAAAAATATAGAATGAAGCAGCGAGGATCAGTGAGTCGCTGTGGAGGGCTCTTGGGCTGGCCTGTTGGGAGGGCTATTGGGCTGGACGGCTCAAGACCTACTCCCCTGGATCAGCCCAGCAGAAGAATGAACACAACACAAGGCGAAGCAACGGAagcccgccccgccccgccccgaaGGCACCGCCTCTTTCAAGTCTCAAGATGCCGCCGGGCAACCGCCGCGCGCGGCACGAGAGCGTCCGTACATATCATCGGCCCCCAGCCTCCCTCCTTCGCAAGTGCAACTTCCACTTCCCTCCTCGCCCAACCTCCTCGATCAGGTTCGCCATGGCCACTCCGATCCGCCTTGCCGGGGCTCCTCCTGCTCGTCCCCCGCAGCCACTGTCGCCGCCGCCCCACCACGACACGACGCTCACGCTGTCGCTGGCGCTTCCACCACCCCCGTTCGTCTGCGCGATCTCCCCGAGGCCAGCGCCGCGGCCGCCGGACGGCGTCGTCGTCGCCCGGGTGCGGTCGTCGTCGCTCACGGAGGacacgccgccgtcgccgtgcaGCGAGTGCGGCAAGCAGTTCCCGTCGTGGAAGGCGCTGTTCGGCCACATGCGGTGCCACCCGGAGCGCCAGTGGCGCGGGATCAAGAAACCGCCGCACTTCCGCCACCAGGCCGTCGTGGCGGCGGCCGCGGACCTGCATTTCACCGAGCAGGAGCGCGAGACCGCCACGAGCCTGCTCATGCTGCGCCAAGGTGAGCCTGCTGGTAAGGGCA
This window of the Sorghum bicolor cultivar BTx623 chromosome 7, Sorghum_bicolor_NCBIv3, whole genome shotgun sequence genome carries:
- the LOC8055368 gene encoding zinc finger protein ZAT2 codes for the protein MATPIRLAGAPPARPPQPLSPPPHHDTTLTLSLALPPPPFVCAISPRPAPRPPDGVVVARVRSSSLTEDTPPSPCSECGKQFPSWKALFGHMRCHPERQWRGIKKPPHFRHQAVVAAAADLHFTEQERETATSLLMLRQGEPAGKGKKSVLGASPPSAKAICGASTSASLPPPSARCDDHKCSVCARGFATGQALGGHKRCHWEKTACVEGTIAVATSSASPTSSSQAAPATTLDLNLPPPGMPPLPKKWKRDQGGSLDATLDLKLGF